GCATAGCCGACCACAGATCGGGCTAATTCTTTTTCAGCAATATTTGCTTTTTCCTCGAGTTCTGAGATTTCTGATCGCTCTGCGATAGGTTTTGAATATTCAATAGTGAGTCGGTGTCGGTAGTCTTTGAGTTGTAGGTTGATTTCATTTGTTTCTGCATTGTCCATTGAAAATAAATTCAGTCTGGCAGCAGCAGTTAGGAGGAATCCTTTATGAAAAAGTGCATGGTCAAAAGCAAGTGATGGTAAAATTCCTACTTGCATTCCATTTGTATGTCTTGCAAGAAGAAAAGAACTCAAATTTTCTCCATTCTTTTGAAAAGTAATCGCGTATTCTCTGAGTTCAAGTTCTGACAGAAATGATGACGCTTTTACAAGCTTGTCTTGTTTACGTGAAGCTGCTTCTTTAAGCATGGGCTCAGATTCGGAAAACCTGTATTGTTTTTCATACAAAGTTGAAAGGTTGGTTAGGCTATGGGTATAATCAATATGGTCCTTTCCCAGAATTTTTTCGACTAAAGCTTTGTTTTCAATGAAAAGTGGTTCTGCTTTTTGATAGTCCGCCATTTCCCAATAAAGAATCGCTAGGTTGTTCAGGCTTATAGCATAGTCGGGATGTTCATTTCCTAGTGCGCTTTCGACTATGATTTTGTCTTCAAGGTAAAGCAGTTCTGCTTTTTCATATTCTCCCATATCACTATAAAGAGTTGCGAGATTATTCAAACTTGATGCGTAATCGCTATGTTCCCTACCGAGTGTTTTTTCTCGAATAGCTTTGGATTCAAGGAAGAGCAGCTCTGCTTTTTCGAAGTTCATAATGGCTCTGTAAAGGATTGCGAGGTTGTTAATGCTTGATGCATATTTGGGATGTTCCTTCCCTACTTTTTTTCCCAAATAGCTACGGCTTCAAGGTGAAGCGGCTCTGCTTTTTTATAGTTACCCATATCACTATAAAGAAATGCAAGGTTGTCCAAGCAATAGGCATAATTTGGATGCTCCTTTCCAAAAATATTTTCCTGAATGGATCTAGCTTCAAGAAAGTGCGGCTCTGCTTTTTCGTAATTGCCCATTTTATGGTATTGGATTGCCAGACCGCTCAGAATCAAAGCAAAATAGGGGTGATGATTACCCAATACTTTTTGAGTAATGTCTTTTGCTTCCAGATAGAGCAGCTCAACTTTTTCGTAGTTGCCTGTTCCTAAACTACCATAAAGTTTTGCTAGGTTAATAAGGCTCTGAACATAATCTGAATGGTACTTTCCCAGAGATTTTTCTCTGATGGCTTTGGCCTCAAGGTGGAGAAGTTCAGCCTTTTCGTAGTTGCCTATTGTATTATAATGAACTGCGAGGTTGTTTAAGCTATTGGCATAATCTGGATGGTCTTTTCCAAACACTTTTTCACGGATGGCTATAGTTTCAACGTATAACAGTTCGACTTTTTCGAAGTTTCCCATTTTAGAGTAAAGTTTTCCGAGATTGTTTAAGCTGTTGGCATAATCTGAATGGTACTTTCCAAAAATATTTTCCCGGATAGCTTTGGCTTCAAGGTGAAGCGGCTCTGCTTTTTCGTATTCTCCCAAATCAAA
The sequence above is a segment of the Saprospiraceae bacterium genome. Coding sequences within it:
- a CDS encoding tetratricopeptide repeat protein yields the protein MDSLILLSRDLTDKKDFDKALEVNVIAEQLTLANLGSMSAVYANCAFNRGRVHDFKRNFLEAEKCYLECKTIHEKLFRKNHPDFANCLNNLALLYFDLGEYEKAEPLHLEAKAIRENIFGKYHSDYANSLNNLGKLYSKMGNFEKVELLYVETIAIREKVFGKDHPDYANSLNNLAVHYNTIGNYEKAELLHLEAKAIREKSLGKYHSDYVQSLINLAKLYGSLGTGNYEKVELLYLEAKDITQKVLGNHHPYFALILSGLAIQYHKMGNYEKAEPHFLEARSIQENIFGKEHPNYAYCLDNLAFLYSDMGNYKKAEPLHLEAVAIWEKK